TGGTTTTCACAGCTGACGGTGAAGGACGGACCGAAGCCCGGCATCCCCAGTTCGGCCATCCGCTCTTCGGTAATCTCCAGCGCTTCCATGCCATCACGCATCATCGACGATGTGATGTCCGGGGTGCCATGAATTTCCTGTGCCTTCTTGGCAGCTTCGGCCAGCAGCATCGCGGCATAGACACCACGGTTGTAGATCGCTTTACCGATGTTGTCGCCGTTCCCGGCAGCCTTGCCAGCATCCACAACGAATTTCTGGATGTCGTCAAAGACAGGATAGTCCGAACCAACACCGTGGAAAGTAACGGCCTTGTATCCTGTGGCTGCATCACCAGCTGGCGCTACGTCATGATCGCCACCTGACCACCAAACGCCGATGAAGTTTTCCATTGGGAAACGAATGTTGGCGGCTTCCTGAATGGCAACCTGGTTCATCACGCCCCAACCATACATGATCACAAAATCCGGGCGTTCGCGGCGAATTTGCAGCCACTGGGCTTTTTGCTCCTGACCGGGGTGATCCACTGGAATCGTCGTGAATTCGAAACCATGCTTTGCGGATAGCTCTTCCAGCGTGCGGATCGGCTCTTTGCCATAAGCAGAGTTGTGATAGACCAGCGCAATTTTCTTGCCCGTCAGGTCACCGCCGCTGACCTCTTTCAGGTGGTTCACCGCCAGCGACGCCGCATTCCAGTAGTTTGCAGGGAAGTTGAACACATGGCTGAACACCTTACCGTTTGCAGCCGAGGTCCGGCCATAGCCGGGTGTGTAAAGCGGGATGTCATCCGCAGTCACTTTCGGGATCAGCTGATAGGTGATGCCGGTCGAAAGTGGGTTATAAGCCAGCGCGCCTTCACCTTTGGTGGCTTCGTAACATTCAACGCCTTTTTCTGTGTTATAGGCGGTCTCACATTCCGGGGCAGATGTCATAACACCACCGATACCACCGTCACGTTCGTTCAGCAGCGTGAAGTAGTCGGCAAAACCATCCGCATAGGGGATACCTCCAGCCGCATACGGACCGGTCCGATAGCTGAGCGAGGGGAATACCAGATCCGCAAGGACCGGAGTTGCCACCATAAGGGCCGTAACACTGGCCGCTGCAAGTTTCGTAAATTTCATTTGCTTCCTCCCTAGATTAGCAAATTGATGTGCCCGTTATGGGTCACGTTGCTTTTCCCTTCGGACCGTCTCCTCGTTGGTCCGAAGGGTTGATAATATACGCAGGCCCTAGTGCGGGAAGGGCCACAGGCGCAGTTTTTCTTTCGTCAGGCGCCACAGTTGCGCCAGCCCGTGCGGTTCGACGATCAGGAACAGGACGATAAGTCCACCCACGATCATGAATTCGAAATGTGCTGCCAGATCAGTGGGCCAGCCCATTCCGCCTACCAACACGTTCTTCAAAAACACTGGCATCAGCACCATGAAGGCTGCGCCTGCAAACGACCCGAAGATCGAACCCAAACCACCGATGATGATCATGAACAGGATCAGGAACGACTTGTTGATGCCGAATGCCTCGCCAGCCTCAGCAGCGCCGAGATAGACCGAAAAAAACAGTGCACCAGCGATACCAACAAAGAACGAAGACACAGCAAAGGCCGACATTTTTGCCATCAACGGGTTCACCCCGATGATCTCGGCAGCGATGTCCATATCTCGGATACCCATCCATTTACGACCCATCATCCCGCGTGTCAGGTTTCGCGCAACCCATGCTAGAACGACCACAAACACCAGACAGATCATGTATTTCGCCCAGGCGTCCGTGTTGGGGCCGGTCACGATGACACCGAACACCGAACGCTCGGGTGCGTTGATCTGACCCGAGGCCGAGTAGTTGTAGAACCACGGTACCTTGTTGAAGACCCAGACAAGGAAGAACTGTGCGGCAAGGGTGGCCACCGCCAGGTAGAACCCTTTGATGCGCAACGACGGCAGGCCGAAGGCCACACCAACTATGGCGGTGATCCCACCGGCCAACAGAATGTGGATGATGATACTGACTTCAGGAAAACCTGTCATCAGCTTGTAGCACGCATACGCCCCCACAGCCATGAAGCCCCCCGTGCCCAGCGACACCTGCCCGGCATACCCGGTTAGGATGTTCAGACCCAAAGCAGCAATGGCATAGATCAGGAACGGCGCAAACACGGCATTGACCCAATAATCGTTGATGAAGAACGGGACGACCAGAAAGGCCACAAACATCAGAATATAGTATCCCATCCGATCCAGCCGGATCGGGAAGGTCTGGTTGTCGTCACGATAGGACGTTTTGAAGTCACCTGCTTCGCGGTAAAACATGGATCAGACCCTCTCGATGATTTTTTCGCCAAACAGGCCTTGGGGCCTGAAGATCAGGAAAACTAGTGCCAGCACATAGGCGAACCAGTTCTGGGTTGCGCCGCCGATCATGGGACCGATGGCAAACTCGAACAGTTGCTCACCGACACCAATAATCAGACCGCCGACAATCGCGCCGGGGATCGAGGTAAAGCCACCCAGCATCAGAACCGGAAGCGCTTTCAACGCGATCAGCGACAGGCTGAACTGTACCCCGGACTTGGCGCCCCACATGATACCCGCGACCAAGGCCACGAAACCGGCGATCGACCAGACCAGAACCCAGATGAAACGCAGCGAAATGCCAACCGACAACGCCGCCGAGTGATCGTCTGCGACGGCCCGCAGGGCACGACCTTGTTTGGTGTATTGCGAGAAGATCACCAGCGACGTCACAAGAAGCGCCGCGACGATTGCCGCCACAATATCCAGGTTGTCGATGAAGAACCCGTAGCCAAACATATTGTATGTCGCCTCGTCTATCGCGAGGTTCATCCCCTGCGGCAGACCGACATCAAGCGCCTTGATCTCTGACCCCCACATGATGTCGCCAAACCCTTCCATGAAATAGGCCAGACCGATGGTCGCCATGAACAGGATAATGTCCGGTTGTCCGATCAAGTGTTGAAGGATGTATTTCTCAACAATATAGGCGAAAAGCACCATGACGCCCGCTGCCAGAATGATCGCGATGATCGACGGTACGTGCCATGGAAAGTGATGAATATCGGTGCCAAAGACCGCGTTGATCAGGTGACTGAACGGCACCTGACCCTGTTGGATACCAACCAGCGTAAGAGCCGCAAACAGCGCCATCACACCTTGAGCATAGTTGAAAATGCCGGAGGCCTTGAAGATCAAGACAAACCCCAGCGCGACCAGCGCGTATAGCACCCCGGCCATCAGGCCGTTCAGGGTGACTTCCATCGCAAAGAGTAGCTGTTCAGGCATAAGTCCCCCCTTAATCGTGTGCCACGCCAAGATAGGCGTCGATCACATCCTGGTTGTTGCGCACCTCGTCTGGTGTGCCGTCCCCGATTTTCTTGCCATAATCCATCACGACCACACGGTCGGACAGATCCATCACCACACCCATATCGTGTTCGATCAGGGCGATGGTGGTGCCAAACTCGTCATTCATGTCGAGGATGAAGCGCGACATGTCCTCTTTTTCCTCGACGTTCATGCCCGCCATGGGCTCGTCGAGCAAAAGAAGCGACGGTTGAGCCGCCAATGCGCGGGCCAGTTCGACCCGCTTTTTCAGGCCATAAGGCAGGCGTCCAACCGGCGTTTTGCGGATGTGCTGGATTTCTAGAAAGTCGATGACCTTCTCGCAAATCTCGCGGTTCGCAATTTCTTCGCGTTCCGCCTTA
This DNA window, taken from Aliiroseovarius sp. F47248L, encodes the following:
- a CDS encoding ABC transporter substrate-binding protein, whose amino-acid sequence is MKFTKLAAASVTALMVATPVLADLVFPSLSYRTGPYAAGGIPYADGFADYFTLLNERDGGIGGVMTSAPECETAYNTEKGVECYEATKGEGALAYNPLSTGITYQLIPKVTADDIPLYTPGYGRTSAANGKVFSHVFNFPANYWNAASLAVNHLKEVSGGDLTGKKIALVYHNSAYGKEPIRTLEELSAKHGFEFTTIPVDHPGQEQKAQWLQIRRERPDFVIMYGWGVMNQVAIQEAANIRFPMENFIGVWWSGGDHDVAPAGDAATGYKAVTFHGVGSDYPVFDDIQKFVVDAGKAAGNGDNIGKAIYNRGVYAAMLLAEAAKKAQEIHGTPDITSSMMRDGMEALEITEERMAELGMPGFGPSFTVSCENHGGPGTGAIQQWDAAAGKWSLISDFGSSDMEVIQPLIDEDSAAYAAENNIAERCN
- a CDS encoding branched-chain amino acid ABC transporter permease; this translates as MFYREAGDFKTSYRDDNQTFPIRLDRMGYYILMFVAFLVVPFFINDYWVNAVFAPFLIYAIAALGLNILTGYAGQVSLGTGGFMAVGAYACYKLMTGFPEVSIIIHILLAGGITAIVGVAFGLPSLRIKGFYLAVATLAAQFFLVWVFNKVPWFYNYSASGQINAPERSVFGVIVTGPNTDAWAKYMICLVFVVVLAWVARNLTRGMMGRKWMGIRDMDIAAEIIGVNPLMAKMSAFAVSSFFVGIAGALFFSVYLGAAEAGEAFGINKSFLILFMIIIGGLGSIFGSFAGAAFMVLMPVFLKNVLVGGMGWPTDLAAHFEFMIVGGLIVLFLIVEPHGLAQLWRLTKEKLRLWPFPH
- a CDS encoding branched-chain amino acid ABC transporter permease yields the protein MPEQLLFAMEVTLNGLMAGVLYALVALGFVLIFKASGIFNYAQGVMALFAALTLVGIQQGQVPFSHLINAVFGTDIHHFPWHVPSIIAIILAAGVMVLFAYIVEKYILQHLIGQPDIILFMATIGLAYFMEGFGDIMWGSEIKALDVGLPQGMNLAIDEATYNMFGYGFFIDNLDIVAAIVAALLVTSLVIFSQYTKQGRALRAVADDHSAALSVGISLRFIWVLVWSIAGFVALVAGIMWGAKSGVQFSLSLIALKALPVLMLGGFTSIPGAIVGGLIIGVGEQLFEFAIGPMIGGATQNWFAYVLALVFLIFRPQGLFGEKIIERV